AGTCTCCCGGACAGACGGATCATTTTCCCAAGCTTGTCTCTGAGCTCACATTTGGAGACAATCCGGCTCTCAGAAAAGGTGGGCAGAACTGCCACGGCCACCACGACAAGAAACACGAGCTTCATATCAGTACTTTCTGTaggaaaaagtgaaaatgaaaagactgttgtgatgtctttttaaacaaataaaatatcttTTCATGATGTAAGACAATTTTGCATTTGTGTACCATGCAAACTGTTCCAAGGTCTAATTTTTTTAAGAGAGGAGCTGAATAATGGATGCCAAGATGCAAGATTTTGCTTCTAAGCTATCAAGGAGTATTTCTCTGGTTTAATTGTAGAACCTTTCCTTTATATGCAGAACCCATTCATTTGATTCTAGTCTACAGTGAAGCCACTGGTTAAAAAACAATAGTGACAGAAAAAGTAaggaaacaaatgttttttacaTAATATGATGAAAAGATTGTGATTATAAATGTAGCAAATTCTTACTTACCACGTTGGGCCACTTGATCGACTGTTAACCAAAAGAAATTGCCAGGTCTGTATGTTTGCAGATAGGGCTTGTGAATTTATATGTGATGGCTTTTAGCACTGGACAAGCCTGTTCCACTGCTGCCTTTGTTGTATGGGGAGTTTCCCTTGAGACACAGGAAATCTTTTAATCATGATGAAAGAACACACAAATGTGGTTTTGCTTATTGTTATGCAATTGATTATGGATTACATTCTTTTACCTCGGCCATTTAACATTAAATCATCCAACACCTGACTTTCACTGCTTTCATTGACTTGAACATCAAGTCAACGCACCCAAAAGGATTATACAGGGACAGACGAGGGAGTAGACTTtgctgaaatgtttttatttgatgtatttggGAGGTGCAAAATGTTTCTTGGAACACAGTGGAACAGATCTGAAGTCACAATGATAAAACGTGTGATCGCAGAGccatttaaatggtaaatggtaaatggcctgtatttatatagcgctttctagtccctaaggaccccaaagcgctttacatatccagtcattcacccattcacacacacattcacacagttacATTCTTTAAAGAAATTCCATGTGTGATGACATGAGTCTGAGGTGCTGCTCACTGGACAACAAAATCGAATCACTTCAGCCTGGAGTCCATGTGACAGCCGTCCATGTGACTGCTGTCACATGTAAAATTGAAATCTTACATGAAATGTAAGACTGTTTAGATTTGACTGTTCTCAACGTGACTGTTGTCAAATCTAAAGTAATTCCCAGTAACAACGGTCGCCTATGCAAAGAACTAAATGAACCAATATATTATTCTCTGTCTGGGGCAAAGTTTGCCCATATTTTCCAGCACAGACTCAGATTGAGGGGAGGGTAGATCTAAATAGTTTGCCACAGCTATTTTTACTCTGTCACTGTTTAAGCACACTGAATGACATCACTGGTTTCCAGGAATTCTGAGACGCAAGGTACACAATCACAATTATCTTTAGTTTCAAGAGAACCAGTTTCAGTCACTCAATGTCCACCTAAACAATAACCTAGTTTCTGTGTGACAAAAAGAGGGGTTTAAGGATATTTGATAAATGTTTACACACTTACTTACTTCTACAAAAAATTGTATCACCTGAGAGTCCATTTTACTGCATCAATCCATCAATCCATACATTTTTTCTTCATAGCCAATTGTGCTcagtgggtgtggtggagcatATCCAagctgccaaaaaaaaaattggcaggatacaccctggacaggtcaccagtcttttgcagggctaacacagaaagGCGTATCACCAttttcactcacattcacactatCTATTTTAATGCAGtcaaataaatgttaaatatttggCACAAGGCTATAGAGAATGAGTTATGCCTTAAAGCAGTTTGTTGTAGTGTTGTGAACTCCCtcatgcatgtctgtgtgtgcggtGCCTGCCAAGCATTAAAGTTGCCATTTTGAGTTTAAGTTTTGCCTCTGCGttgagtctgcattttgggtcctttcctGCCTCCAGGCACACAGACCATGGCACAAACATTGCCCAATAGGACTTGGGCTTCGAAAATGTCTGGCTGTAAAAATCTTGACATTGGGAGAAACATCTGTCAGTCAAACCTTAACTTTATCTGGTTCACTACTACTATGACCTTttttccactagtacctacTAGGCTCGACTTGATTTgggggttttccattaggtggtaGTACTTGCTAGCAAGTATGTTCTTAGTACCTGCTTGGCCGGGATTCCAAACAAGCTGAGTCAGTCCATCAAACCAGTCAGTGACATCAAAAGATTCCATGCCACAGTCTGAGTCTGACAAAAAGCTATAGTCCAAGCAGCAGATATACTATCGCCTGAACATCCTCTAATGTTGTGTTGTGCTTGTGTTGCATACAAATGACATGAGACTTTAGTTCCACACTGCTATAATGAGCCCATGGACATTGAGGTGGTACTCAGTCATAATGAAAAACGACTGAACCGAGCAGACTCGAATGAGTAGGTTCTAGTGGGAATGAGGCATTTGTGTAGAGGAGCTGCCTGAGTCATCTCTCCAGTGAAAGATTGTTCAGTTCATTTTCTCACTGATGAATGGGAAGTGCATTATGGGAAGAGCTTAAAAGACTGCTGCTGGCAGGTAGATTGATAGAGAAAACTCAAGACAGAAGAGAAACAGTGACACCATGAATAACAGTATTGCATTGTCTTAGTTAGCTACAGTAGAACTACTAAAAGTGAGTGAGGATAAACAGCCGCATGTcggaacacacacaaagaatcTATGTGCTGTTTGGATTGCGGTATATCTGCCTATAACGTGGTACcttgtattttatatttgatAGACTGAAAATGTAAATCTTACATGAAaagtcattattaatgttatatattattgtatttgtacacaACGGCTACTCAAGTTATCTGCTTAGAACGCATTGATGGATCATAAGAACTATTTTACTTTTCCCTAACGCTAAACACTGCAGAGCACAAGCTCATGGGACTAGGACAAATCTAACTCAGTCCCATTACTGTTCATTTAAATTAGAATTTTCAGAAGCACTTTTTAATACCGTTCAACTCTTGATGATCAGCTTAATGATAACATCTATGACATCAATCTGCTAATGACCATGACGCTTGTTGCTGcactatatacactatatacatCTTTATGATGAGtttcacattgttttggcaGCTTGCCGGGAAACATACCCCCCACCCCGAGCCAATGTCTGCAATGACGGTGTCATTTCAAACTTTTTGGGTTCTATGTTTTAAATGGTTCATTAATTTTAACAGGAAAATCATCATCAACTtcaaggttggtggttcaatccctggttGCTGAAGTGTTCATGCCGAGGTATCCTTAGGAAAGATACTGAATGCTGATACGTACGTGAATGCCAGATAGAAAGTACTTAGTGAAAAAGTCACTATATgacagtgtgtgaatgagtgaatTTTATGTGAGTGCTCAGTCAAGGtagaaaaggattttaaaagaaCTAGGCTATTTACTATAATTACTCTTATGGGGGCCAAAGCAGAATACCTCATTCAGAAATCATGTGAGCTACTGAGGTCACCTGAAGCAAAGTGTAAATAGGAGTTGAAACACATGGAAAGAGGTCCTTTATAATCTGCCAACTTCACGACCCAAATGCTAAGACTTACTGTTAACACATATATTCCTTCTTTTTTGCTTGTCCTTGAAGTTTTTCTGTATAAATATCTCAGTTCaatccatttttatttatacgAGAATCATTTTAATGGTTTTCACAGTGACCAATTGCTCTGTTTATTTCTGGTTAATGAAATACCTTTTTTAAGTCTCCTGGTTGCAGCAACATTTTATCCCTCATGCTTTCTGGGTTAGTTTCGTATCGTGGTGCACATGTCCtggtatttttaaataaacgtGAAGCAACAGTTAGGCTTTATGAGATTGAAACAGTATTATCATTACTATTAAAAGttctataaatatataataacacaaacacagagatgctGCAAATCAATATTTATTGAAAGAAAAGGAATAGGACTAGATGTAAACCACTGAGTTTTAGActtgaaaaaaatcacatttgaaTCTGAGGGCTGATTAGGTCACTTGGCATAACTATTAAAAGATACAGGTACAAAGCAATGGTTACTGAATGATCCAcccaccaaacaaaacaaaacaaaaaaaatgctgtttggTTGGTAATGGACCATGCGGTTCCTCAATCATGGCTCACTGAAGGTGGATTTCATTAGGAAATTGTAGCAACCATGATCTCACAGCCATTTAGTCACATTCTTCAAAGAAATCCCTGGGGCGACGACATGACTTCGAGGCACTTTTCAGGATCTCCCTGTTTGATTAAAACAAAAGGCAGTTATTAGGCAACATAAGAATGGTGTTCAATCCTTACAGCAGTGTTGAAGACCAAATACTTTGGAGACGTGATTCTGATTACTgaatttttcagctgtttcaatTAATGTATCACACAATCATATGATATTTTTTCAAAGCTTTGGTTATTTATCTGACTTATTTGTGTTGTGCTTTCCAGAAACTTACTTCCAGTAACCAGTCTCGACAACACAAACAATATCATCAGTTATGTCATCATCAGTAAAAGctgcaaggaaaaaaagaaaccattTTTAATATACACAATAAaaaagcatcatttaaacagtaaatctctgtttgcttgtttgcaAGGACTCACCTGTGCAGGAGGCATGGCACATACTTTTGGATGGGCAGTACCCCGAATCACAGAACTCTCTGTCAGACAGCTGAAAGAGCCCGTAAAGGTTTTTGGATTCGTCATCGTCCTCACTGCTCGTTTCATCCTCGTCTTCCATTTCACTGTCATCCTCGTGCTCCTCTTCACTAAACTTGTTCTCCTTCTCACTGCCTGAATCAGCATCCCGTCTTCGTCTTTTCATGCCAGTTGTGCTGTTTGACACAAAGGTTGTGTTCCCTGAGCTGATGGTGGAGTTGGCAGTAGTGGGAATAGTACTAGTGTTAGTAGCAGTAGTGGTGTTGGTCAGGTCTATGGTTGTTGAATTGGTGTTTGTCGCTGTGGCTGCTCCAGTGATCATATTGTTGTCCCCGCTTGTGGAGGGGGTTGTGACCACCGCTGGCTTTGGTGTGGTAGGGATGCACTTGCCAAATGACTTGACCAACTCGGTGTTCAGAGCAGACCTCCTTTGTACTTCACAGATAACTGCAACAAACCATTAATGTCCACAAACAAGGAGAAGAAAGTTTTACTTAAGTGGCTACTTTTTCAGTTATTATCCTCTGTGTTGTAGAACAATTTCATTTTGCAATTACATTATTGATGCAGTTGATAAAGACACTTACATAGAAAAATTGCATGTTGCTAATATTACTTCACAAAGTATTTACAGCTAAGATAAAGCTTTATTACTGATTCTGCATTTGAATGCTAAAAGTAAACAGTAAGTAAAGTCATCAGATATATCAAATGGTCAACTTAAATAATTTTGTACCGCTAAGGTACAGATTTGGTCCTGATTTTCATGAGCACCAAAGTGATTTGTACTTTGACTCTGAAGGTGATGAAGGTTCATTGGTAAGTACCCAAAGCACATTTGAGCTCACCTGTTGCCAACGTTCTTTCCTCCAGTCTCAGGGGCAGATCAAGCATTTCACCAAGCTTTTCTCTGAACTCGCATTTGGAGACGATGCGGCTCTCAGAAAAACTGGGCAGCAGGACTGCCACAGCCACCACAACAAGCAACTCGAGTTTCATGTCAGCAGTTTCTgagggaaaaaagggaaaattacTTCTGCTTTGTATTTGTAGGTCTATAACACgaaaaaaaatggttaaaaaaataacagcacTATAACAAGTGAGGGaacaaattgatttttttttttttttacataatacacaaacaaaaaattataGCAACTAAAAAACTcgtaaaaattaaataaaatttgctTACCACGTTGCTTCACCAGCTTGGTTGTTCACTGAGAGAATTTTCCCCCTACTGTGTATGTTTGCAGACAGAGCCTGTGGGTTTATATATGATGCTATGACCAGTGGGCCAGCCTGTTTTACTGCTGCGTTTGTTGTTTGGGGAGTTTCGCTCGGGAAAGGAAAATTTTTAACGCTGTCCAAACAATACACAAAACCCTCATGACATTAAATACTTGACAACATGACATTCAGATCTTTCATTGGCTTCAACAACATGTGACTGCATCTACGAGGAGTAACCATACTAGGAATAGACTTCTCTAAATGCTGAATATTCACAAGAGTGGAAGAGATCTGAGGTCACAGTGATCGTGATCACTGGACACCAAAGTCAAACCAATTCATCTCTTAGTCTGCATGACTGTTGCAGCCAAatttgaagtttgaaatttgacTTGACAGTCACAGCTGTTGAGTATGTAgagagataaaaaataaaagagataaAATTGCAAAGTGAAGcaaaagataaacaaaaaaaatgaaacgtgGGTATTCATAACTGTTCTAATATAAACAGTTTACTGTTAAGTTTGTTTCTGTCAATTTTCATTtagataaaatgtatttaacttGTCCTAAGATGTTACAAGAAAATGTAATTGATTCCAAATTTCTTCACATCTGCATCATTTAAAACACGAATGTTTCTCCTGGATTAGTTGTAATCTGCCAACTTCAAACccaagcagaaaaaaagtgttAAGGGTAAGTCTTAGCATTTGGTGAGAAGTTCAGCTAAAAATATCAGCTCACATTATTCAAATTTTCATTTCATATGAGAATCATTTTAATGGTTTGAATAGCCAATAAAAGACTTTATTACTCTCCCTTTCTGAGTAATGCTTCGTTGGTTCTGCTTCCCATACTGGTGCTCTCATctcatgtgatgtttttgaacAAATAAGAAGTAAGAGGTAGATTGAGTTTTGGCATTGCAATGAAAAAATATACAGGCATGCCACTTCAATAtagaaaacattgtttttttctttatttttagcagGTAATGGACCATGTGGTTCTTTGATCACAGTTTAGTGGCGATGGACTTAATGAAGAAATTGTTGTGATCTTACAAGTAGAAACTGATCTTGCAGTCATTTAGTTACATTTCTGTGGTGACCTGACGCTGAGGTACTCCTCACGATCTGCCTGTCTGattagaaaaagttatatttcaCTATTTTGGTTCTCATTATACTAA
This sequence is a window from Oreochromis aureus strain Israel breed Guangdong linkage group 11, ZZ_aureus, whole genome shotgun sequence. Protein-coding genes within it:
- the LOC116334092 gene encoding uncharacterized protein LOC116334092, whose product is MKLELLVVVAVAVLLPSFSESRIVSKCEFREKLGEMLDLPLRLEERTLATVICEVQRRSALNTELVKSFGKCIPTTPKPAVVTTPSTSGDNNMITGAATATNTNSTTIDLTNTTTATNTSTIPTTANSTISSGNTTFVSNSTTGMKRRRRDADSGSEKENKFSEEEHEDDSEMEDEDETSSEDDDESKNLYGLFQLSDREFCDSGYCPSKSMCHASCTAFTDDDITDDIVCVVETGYWKEILKSASKSCRRPRDFFEECD